Proteins encoded by one window of Rhinolophus ferrumequinum isolate MPI-CBG mRhiFer1 chromosome 13, mRhiFer1_v1.p, whole genome shotgun sequence:
- the LOC117033461 gene encoding cytochrome c oxidase assembly factor 5, translating to MPRYYEDKPEGGACAGVKEDLGSCLLQSDCVLQEGKSPRQCLKEGNCKALKYSFFECKRSMLDARSRFRGRKGY from the exons ATGCCCCGGTATTACGAGGACAAGCCGGAGGGCGGCGCGTGCGCGGGCGTGAAGGAGGATCTGGGCTCATGTCTGCTGCAGTCGGACTGTGTGCTCCAG GAAGGAAAATCCCCTCGGCAGTGTCTGAAGGAGGGAAACTGCAAAGctttgaaatattcattttttgaATGTAAAAGATCAATG ttggatGCCAGATCAAgattcagaggaagaaaaggatatTGA